Genomic DNA from Garra rufa chromosome 18, GarRuf1.0, whole genome shotgun sequence:
CAGTAGTGGTCGTGTTTAGCTGCATCGGTAACATCCTCGTTCTGGTCATTCTTGCACTGTACGAGAGCCTCAGATCCCTGACCAACGTCTTCATCCTCAATTTAGCTGTGTCAGATCTGCTGTTCACTTTTGGACTTCCATTTTGGGCCTCATATTACATCTGGGGTTGGACATTTGGAGAGGTTGGCTGTAAAGCTGTGAAGTTTCTCTTCTATGTTGGCTTTTACAGCAGCGTGTTGTTCTTGACTCTAATGACCGTTCAGCGTTACATGGCAGTGGTTCATCCTCTGTCCGACTGGGAGAGATGCAGATGCCTTACTTTCTCTCCTTTAATCGTTTGGCTGCTGAGTGGAACGGTTGCAATGCTCGGTTCACTTCATAGTACAGTCATGACGGAATCTGACAATCAATACTGTGAATATGGCAGTGTTGAATGGAAATCTGGCATTGCCTATTTTCAAAATGCCTTTTTCTTCATTGCGTTTCTAATCATGGGCTATTGCTATGGCAGAATGCTTCGGACGATTACAAACTCAAGGACTAATAAGAGACACAAGACTGTTCGGCTAATATTCTGCATCGCAATTGTGTTTTTTATCGGTTGGGCTCCATATAACATTGTCATGTTCCTAAAGTCTTTGaccttccatccattcacacaATGTAATGTAAGCATA
This window encodes:
- the LOC141291358 gene encoding chemokine XC receptor 1-like — protein: MTDENMTYDYNDNYEDEMCRKEEVVKVGSIVIPIFFTVVVVFSCIGNILVLVILALYESLRSLTNVFILNLAVSDLLFTFGLPFWASYYIWGWTFGEVGCKAVKFLFYVGFYSSVLFLTLMTVQRYMAVVHPLSDWERCRCLTFSPLIVWLLSGTVAMLGSLHSTVMTESDNQYCEYGSVEWKSGIAYFQNAFFFIAFLIMGYCYGRMLRTITNSRTNKRHKTVRLIFCIAIVFFIGWAPYNIVMFLKSLTFHPFTQCNVSIRLDYAYYACRMIAFSHCCLNPVFYVFVGVKFRNHLKMILEKVFKKKKKLNFNQATLAKNQSQGSMY